CAGTATCTAAGGAAGTTCTCTGCAGCTATTCATGGCAATGATGAGTATTAAATACCAGTATATGGTAGTAAAAAACGGATCTGCCTAGTATTTGATGGGCATGCTAAACCTAAGCAAATCCAGAacctcttttatttatattaaACAGGACACGTGAAAACATACTATTACTTTTGTTTCTGTATTATCAAGATGCATGGGCCTTGGATCCTGTCTGAGAAATAAGCATCTGAAGGGAAGGGATGGAGGGCGGTATAGAACATAACACAAGAAATGAAGGTAACCTTCAACAAACATACACCATGATCAATGGCAGGTGCTCAGGACTCCCCTGGGACAACAGAATTCAATGGCAATATAGTTGCCCCCGAATGATTTACTTGTATATCAATGGACAAACCCCAGAATAGGATAATTATCACCAACACACCAGAAAAAGTTTCCAGTTTGATAAAAGTACTAATCATGTATCGATAGTTCCAAATTTTAGTAGGAAAATAAGGATTAGGGCAAACCTCTTCTTGATGCTTACGACCAGCACTCTGCAGAAAAGAAACCAAATCAGAACCACCATACTCCAAAAGCTCATTTTCTAGACCGAGCTCGATCAGTGTCCTGTATAGATGCTCATGGAAAACTGTGTCCGGCCATTGGACGCtaagttggatgatctgttTGATATACTTGCTTCGAGAAGCTGGATCAACAGCAGTTGCTAAACCAGATGACTTATCTGCACCTTGCCCAACACCCTTGAGGGTGCGTAGAGCATTCATAACTATTTCATAGCACTGTTCACGCTGCAACGTTATCATATCATGATGCCTTGGATCAATTTGACCATTGATAACATCAGCATTGGAGTCAAGTGCTTGAGCTTTCTGCAGAGGCAACCGGACTACAGCCTCATAAAATCTGAACCCCCACACAACAAAAGAATATATAATCAGCTAGCAGATATGAAAAGAAGCTATCAAGGTTGATATATTTTAGGCTGAAAAATACCAGCGCAAGTGACTAACCTTAGGTTCTCAAATCTCTTGCAGATGGCACTCAAATCTGCAGAGTCTGGTATCTTAGTTAAGAGGTTGAAAGCATCTCTAGCAAGAATATCTCTTTCATCAGGGTTATTAGTCATAGATGCTCTCTCAAGACATTCCACTGCCAAGTAATATTTGTAGTCTGACTCGTTGAAGTAACTAGGGCAACCCTCCCTCAATTTAGTACTGATTTCCTCAACAGTTCCTCTGCCCTCTGGGCCAATATAGTACTGCAAAAATCATATAAAATTACAGACCTAAATTGTAACAGTTGAGAAATTTGAATGTGAATGCTGCACATGAGATTCCCCATTTCCATATAAGCagagaaaagaaagggaggTTGACAGTATTACCTCCATGAGTGCAGAAATAAGCCGCATCGCAAGCTGGTCGCCGTCCTCTGAACATACCAATTGATGAAACGTTAATTGAACTAATTTCTTGCGTAAATCATTGCCCAGTGTCTGAGCCAAGCGGACAACATTATGATGGCAGATAAGTTGAAGCAGAAAGAGTGCTTCACCAGATCTCCTAAGCAACCGCCTAAGACATTCCATTGCCCTCACCTGTTGATCCAATTGATGCatgtcagaaaaaaaaagaattaaactgTGCTCTTATTCTGCTGAGTAATTTCTAAGTGTTACCTACCTCCATAGCCGCTAGTTCTGCTGATGTATAAACCAGCCTTGGCTTTTTACTTGATGCAGATTGATCGGTGGGGTTCATATCTCGAATTTGGGAGTTGTACGGACTCCTTCCATTGCCACGCCCCCCAGAACCCATAATAGGCCCTGTTTTGTAGAGTATCGAACCAGAATCGCCCAGGCCAGCAACATAACCATACAGGCCTCttctcttgtttcttctagatcttAAAAATGTTTCCAGTGAACGAATCTTACTCTCAAGAATTTTCAAGGCCCCAGCTGACAGCCTGCAAACAACTATGCCATCCTCGTGTTCATTAGCACCAGCAGGTCCTCGAATCACCATAATAGGAAGCTCCCATATGGGATAGAGTAGTCTTGAAGAGCACAAACAGAGCCCTTCATATGCACCGGAAAACAAAGGTTCTGCTTCTTGAACAACTTGACCCATACTAAAGCCTCCAGCCTGAGTTCGTGTATTAGATAAAGCAGTGGTGCCATCAATTTGAGGCATCCCAACAAGTCCAGGGTCCTCAAATGCCTCAGCAGCTTTCTCAGAAACAGCATTGCTTATCAGACTATCTTCAGCATAAAGTAGCTTCGCGGCTAGCATTAAGCACATTGCTGCAGCTTCTCCAGCGCCAAAGCGATTAAAGAATTCTTCAATTTGCGATCTCAAGGTGTTCCCATCAAACAATTTTCTTAGAATATCAACAGGCCTGTTAAAAATTACCTCCATCAAACCCATTGTATTGAATACAACAACCCTCCTCCGAGGTAAGATATGCTGGGTAGGAAGATCTCCTTTCGCCCACAGTTTTATAGATGCTTTCTCAGAAGGTTTTCTGAAACTTGTGAAGCATTCCACATCAGCATATAAAGACTGCACCGTGAAAGCAGCATCTGGAAGTGGGAGAACATCAGAGGCACAAAGCATTCGACCCTCAACAGGCAAAGCAGAGACTGTTTCTCGTAGAGCTCGGGAGCTTCTAGAAGCTGTTCCAAACGTACTCGGAAGGGATAACTGCGCAGCTGAATCTTTCTGCACAGCCAGAAGAGATGACATGGCTGTAGCAGATGAATCTGACATTATAAGAGCACCAGCAGAATAGAACGCAGACTCAACTTTTAAAGCTAGATCCTCAGGATGAGCTCTGCCAGCCGCAGAAACAGCACCAAATGTAAGCCCACCACCAACCCCCAGGGGTGGGGACGGCCTAGTAGCAACAATTTTTAAACAGGTTGGCCTCTGCAAACTACTGCTCAATCCAACTGAAGAACCACTTCCACCTGACGTGGTAAGAAATAATCTCTTCCCATCTGACAAAACAGCAACAGCATGAAGCCATTTCGATTCCATAGACGATAGAGGTGAGATGCAGACAATTGATGGTTTTGGTGATCGTGCAGATCTTTGTGCGTTAGACCTTCGACCACCATAAGGTGCATCCCGTGGATCAACAATGTTCTTTTCTTCTGTAACTTTTGTCAAAGGGCCATCGCCATTAGCTCCTAAATCAAATAACTGCAATTTCATGCCTTCGGTGCGAGCATAGATAGTGTTCCTCTCGTCATCGATGACCATATCAACAATAGGATCAACAGTTGAGAATTTGAATGCATTTGGCAGGACCCACCTGAAAATCATGATGGCTGAATAAGCAGGTGGCCTCTAATAAGCAAATAAAGCATCACATTTCTGGTCTTACAGCAGTAGATACCTGGAAAGAAGGCTGCCAATACCAGTAGTAAGACAAACTTTACGGCAGCGTTTACGCCAGCCTGAGCCAGTTGTATACTGCAATTCATATATATGCCCATCACGTCCAGCTAGGAAAATTTGGCCCTTATCCGTACATGTGATGCATGTCACAGTGACACCATCAGTGGCAATCATGTACTCAGGTAAAGGTTGTAATGAAAGCTCAGCATACGGATCTGTTCCATCAGCACTAGCAGAACAGCAAACTCCAACAAGTACCAGCTGGCACAGCAGATGTAGGTGAAAGTACATTAGCTtggacaaaaataaaaaagaaatggcAACTTGATTTTCTATGATGTATCTCAATTCAGTAAGATTTTCAGCGATGCATATGAGCAATGTGAGCATCAAAGACATGATACTCCACTAAATAAACTTGCTTCATGCCTTGATTATATTCATCAAGCATTTACTAACTGTCCTTACAAAAGTAGCAGCCACCTATCTGATATTATGCTACATGGTCTAAAAATTTTCAAGACATGGCCATTCAATATGGTCCGACTCATAAGCAGTACATATAAAAGTGTCACCATtgcaaatactccctccattccaaattatagctCACACCaactttgtcctaagtcaaatttgtctacctttgaccaaatttataggaAAAGGCACAAGCAAAAAATATGcactagaaaagccaaaacgacctgtaATGTGGGACGGATGGGGTATTTTTctaaaaacttggtcaaagttaagagtagtttgacttaggacaaagctaaagtgaactataatttggaacggagggagtatttctaTTGACCAAAAGTTGTGTTTGGTATTTCATACTGTTATCCTGACTATTAGATTCCTCATAAATTTTGGATACAAAACCTTCAACAGGATTTAGTAAAAAAATTGATGGTTGACCCATTATTTTGAGAAACAGATCTTCTGCTcatattttgttgcttcatttTACATAGTTTACAATATTTAACAAGATCCAGTGATGATCTCAATACATTGAAAGAATAGCAAAACCATTAGGCACACGTTTGAGGACACAATAGTTCAAAGTGTGTGCTTGCATTAGTGAAGATGGACTCGATTCCCTTGGCTCGTTGCCCACCAAAGGCTAGGCCaggcaaggccaagaaagcaaACATAAAGGTATCCAACAGTCCACTACTCCAAGGAATGTTGAAGAGTCATACACTACAAAAGTTCAACACTATACATGGCTCAAGGGTACTGGGaagaatatttttataattatcCAGAACCTATTTCTCAAATGTTGTTGCTTCATTTTGTGTTTTAATTTAGAGATTGAATTTTGCAGGCAGTGTATATTACTGTAGATATTTCACAATAAAAATGTATCGATTTGATTAGCTATTATGTATCACTTGCAACAGCATGAATTTATGAAGTGACATTCAAGGTCGGCATGTTTGTTGCaattcaaaagaaaacataaaTCATCCTTACCTCAACAGGAGTTGCTAAAACTAAAAGGTATTGAATGGCTTCAACGAAAATCCCAGGCTTTGCCCTAGCAAGGCCAACAGCACAAATTGCTTGCTCATCCACATTATAATCTTGACACTGTCCATCCCTGGGAACAAAACCATAAAACAATTATAAGCAACAAGCATGCCATGCCCGCATTGAGGAAAACGTATCATTTAGACAACTTATGACCAATGAGAAAGTGGCATCACTTACACAATGCTAAGCTGTTTATTTAATAAAACTAAATACATGAGATCAACTTTAGACTATTTAGATAGTACCAATACGACAAAGTGTGCTATACATGTTAAAAGAGGTGCCActtcatgatgatgatgatgatgatgatgatagatGGAAGGCTTGATAGAGATAGCTGGATGATTAGGCCACCCCTGCTCCAATGGGCCACAGAATACTCTCACTTTACAATTAGACAAGTGATTTTAACAGTGGCCAAAAGTTCAGAACTAACATCTCATAGACCACACAATCATTTAATTCAAAACAGATATGAAAATGGACCATGGAAGGTTTTGATAGAGGACTCCTCTAAAAGAACAATCTTACAAAGCAACACTACTCTATATCAATGGCAAGTTGACAATGAGATAAATTTGAGATACCAAGTAAACGTCATGTTAAATGGTATTCCATTTTAACTGTTTAAGACTAATCACACATgtacaaagaaaaaataaaacaaattttAGTGGTTTACCATTTGTCAAAACGCCAGATGAAAAATGAATTATCAACCGTTGCCCAGGCCCGGTGTATGTCAGAAAAGATCCCACAAAGGGCTGTTCCTTCACCGGCTGCAGCATTGTATCTTTCAATCAACATAGGAGGGAGCTGACGAGTTTCAGCAATTTCCACCAAAGGAGGCCACTGTAGAAGAGACAAAATGTTTTAAAGGGCATTTATATTTGTGGAACAACTTCATATTTAACTTTGCGGACATAACTTAAAATGAACACAGATGGTAGAAAAGAATAGGTCCTGCAATGCATTTCTTAGACCATGCAAGAAGATCATGTCCAATGTCATAAAACTTCTGAATTATAGAATCCAGCATTTGAGGCAAAAACATCCAACATGTACCGATGTATGTAGATTCTTCATGTTTCATCCTAACACCATACGAGTTAAAACTTAAAACATGAACGATTTTGTAAATCCAACAAACAAAACAATGCAAAGGAAAATCACATAAATGACCATCTACTTTTAAATCACACTATCTATGCTCGCCCAGAACGGACGCTGACACAGATCAACGGCTCAAGCGTGTGCAGCAACCAGAACACACGCAGTGGACGGCAAGTCGGGCGGGGCTTACCTCCTTGGGGTGCGAGGAGTAGGGGTGGGACGAGTAGCGCGATGCCTCGAGGGCCTCTTCTAGGTCGGGCtgtgcggcggcgtcgcggccgaTCCGCTCCGAGACGTGAAGCCCCGCCGAGGCCACGTCGGGGCCGATGGCCTCGTCCTCCCCCCATGCCATGGTCGGAGCGCCGCGGCACAACGCGGCGGTGCAGGAGAGCGGCTTACCTCCCACAATACTATCAACCAGGAGCATCCGAACCCAATACAGTTCAAATATCAACCAAGTCAAGCATGGTGTAGACTTTCCTTACCTTGGAGAGCAGGGGACACGGCGGTGGCGGATGGCAGGGGTGGCAGAGCTTGGTACGGGCGGCACTTGGTAGGGGAGGTGGAGCTTGACAGGGGCGATGCttggcaggggcggcggcaaatggcaggggcggcgcttggcaggggcggcggcagatggcaggggcggcggcagcggtcaGGGGCGCCGGCAGatggcacgggcggcggcaccggtcAGGGGCGCCGGCAGATGGCAGGGGGGCGGCGGAGGTCAGGAGCGGCGGAGGATGTCAGGGATGGCGGAATgtaggggaggcggcggcgcaggcaaGATCCAGCCGGTGGAAGTCCGGCCGGTAGAGATGGCAGGGGAGAAGGTGTGGCCGGGACTTGGTGCGCCGGGAGAGGGGTGGCGGATggggggaaggaggcggcggcggaggcgagatCCAGCCCCTGgaaggtccggcggcggcgagatccaGCCGGTGGAAGGTCCGGCCGGGAGAGATGGCAGGGGAGAAGGTGCGGCCGGGAGATGGTGCGCCGGGAGAGCGGTGAAAAACCCTAGAGCGCGAGGGAAGGGGACGGCGGGGATGGGATGTTTGGGCTTTTGAGATTTTCGTGGGCGTCTGGGCGGGTTCCGGATTTTGCCGTGGCGCTTCGAGGAAATTTTCCTTTTCAGTGAGAGAAAAGCACAGTGGACCCGTAAGAAGTCCGTTTATGTCAGTTGAATGAAATTTAAAACTTGCGTTACtgtgaaaaaaatgaaataggaTCACACGATAAGTTTAGGTCTAAATTATTCTAATTCATGTTCAAATCTTTATTGTTATCTCTTAGTTGGAACATAGTATATAAATTTTGTTTACTACAGAAAAATGGTTCATGTGACAATTAAAATTGTAACCATCCGATTGAATTATCCAtaatctttacctattattaaagcaagtaacgtttCTGCCTGGATTTTTCGTCCGTCGGACTATTTTTCAAATAAATCCTGACATTTCGtgatatcaacccgcagtccaattctgAGTATAGGGGGGCTTGAGtggaaaaaaataggaaaacgaGGTATTAAAGCGAAAAGAGTTCCGCTCCCtcgttcccctcccctccctcggggGATCGAGATCCGCCGCACTCCGTCCGGCTCCGGTCCCGTCCCTCGGGGGATCTagacgccgccgctccgtccggcccTCCACCTAGCTCCCTCgttcccctccctttcctccgccgccctccctctggGGATCTAGCCGCCACCGCTCCGTCCGGCCCTCCACCccatgtccaccgacgacctCCCGCCATCCTTCGACATCGACGTCATCATCCTCCGTGGACTTCCCACCGCCGCTCCATCCGGATCCGGGGCCTGCGGTCGGTTCCCACCTTCGCCCTCCTCCTGTCCTCCGACATCGACGCCATCATCCTCCGTCGACATCCCGCCGCCGTTCCGTCCAGATCCGGAGCCTGCGGCCGTTTCCCACCTTCGCCCTccacccttggtcccggggtcggatgcgcccaaccccttgagggtggaactccgtctcgcccgacccttggtcccggggtcggatgcgcccgaccccttggtcccggTGTATGTCAGAAAAGATCCCACAAAGGGTTGTTCCTTCACCGGCTGTAGTATTGTATCTTTCAATCAACATAGGAGGGAGCTGACGAGTTTCAGCAATTTCCACCAAAGGAGGCCACTGTAGAAGAGACAAAATGTTTTAAAGGGCATTTATATTTGTGGAACAACTTCATATTTAACTTTGCGGACATAACTTAAAATGAACACAGATGGTAGAAAAGAATAGGTCCTGCAATGCATTTCTTAGACCATGCAAGAAGATCATGTCCAATGTCATAAAACTTCTGAATTATAGAATCCAGCATTTGAGGCAAAAACATCCAACATGTACCGATGTATGTAGATTCTTCATGTTTCATCCTAACACCATACGAGTTAAAACTTAAAACATGAACGATTTTGTAAATCCAACAAACAAA
This portion of the Setaria viridis chromosome 7, Setaria_viridis_v4.0, whole genome shotgun sequence genome encodes:
- the LOC117863913 gene encoding nuclear pore complex protein NUP155; its protein translation is MLLVDSIVGGKPLSCTAALCRGAPTMAWGEDEAIGPDVASAGLHVSERIGRDAAAQPDLEEALEASRYSSHPYSSHPKEWPPLVEIAETRQLPPMLIERYNAAAGEGTALCGIFSDIHRAWATVDNSFFIWRFDKWDGQCQDYNVDEQAICAVGLARAKPGIFVEAIQYLLVLATPVELVLVGVCCSASADGTDPYAELSLQPLPEYMIATDGVTVTCITCTDKGQIFLAGRDGHIYELQYTTGSGWRKRCRKVCLTTGIGSLLSRWVLPNAFKFSTVDPIVDMVIDDERNTIYARTEGMKLQLFDLGANGDGPLTKVTEEKNIVDPRDAPYGGRRSNAQRSARSPKPSIVCISPLSSMESKWLHAVAVLSDGKRLFLTTSGGSGSSVGLSSSLQRPTCLKIVATRPSPPLGVGGGLTFGAVSAAGRAHPEDLALKVESAFYSAGALIMSDSSATAMSSLLAVQKDSAAQLSLPSTFGTASRSSRALRETVSALPVEGRMLCASDVLPLPDAAFTVQSLYADVECFTSFRKPSEKASIKLWAKGDLPTQHILPRRRVVVFNTMGLMEVIFNRPVDILRKLFDGNTLRSQIEEFFNRFGAGEAAAMCLMLAAKLLYAEDSLISNAVSEKAAEAFEDPGLVGMPQIDGTTALSNTRTQAGGFSMGQVVQEAEPLFSGAYEGLCLCSSRLLYPIWELPIMVIRGPAGANEHEDGIVVCRLSAGALKILESKIRSLETFLRSRRNKRRGLYGYVAGLGDSGSILYKTGPIMGSGGRGNGRSPYNSQIRDMNPTDQSASSKKPRLVYTSAELAAMEVRAMECLRRLLRRSGEALFLLQLICHHNVVRLAQTLGNDLRKKLVQLTFHQLVCSEDGDQLAMRLISALMEYYIGPEGRGTVEEISTKLREGCPSYFNESDYKYYLAVECLERASMTNNPDERDILARDAFNLLTKIPDSADLSAICKRFENLRFYEAVVRLPLQKAQALDSNADVINGQIDPRHHDMITLQREQCYEIVMNALRTLKGVGQGADKSSGLATAVDPASRSKYIKQIIQLSVQWPDTVFHEHLYRTLIELGLENELLEYGGSDLVSFLQSAGRKHQEEVRAVSSLTSGAAKLQDLGAPISTSQTKYLELLARYYVLKGEHIAAARMLLILAERQCSNSEEAPTLDKRYEYLRNAVLQAKSAGIAADSSRNPIDSSTVDLLEGKLAVLRFQMQIKQELELMAARVENILSNSESPNDPFPRDNILADAEAAKAAKDKAKELSLGLKSITQLYNDYAVPFNLWEVCLEMLSFANYSGDADSKIVREIWARLLDQALTRGGVAEACSVVKRVGSKLDPADGACLPLDIISLHLEKAALDRLSSGEELVGDDDVARALLGACKGLPEPVLAVYDQLLSNGAIMPSLNIKLRLLRSVLAILREWGMSVIAHRLGTTSAGASFFFDGTFSLNQTGTANQGARDKIISLANRYMTEVRRLNLPQNQTENVYRGFRELEEKLLSPY